ATCACTGAGCAATGCACCCCAGCTACTCAAAGGTTCTTGTGTGCCTAACCCAAGGAAACTCAAGAAGGATTCAAACAAAATCATGCTAGGAACCAGTAACGAAGCGTACACCACCACCACACCCAGAACGTTCGGAACAATATGGCGTAATACGATGTTGCGAGTGGAAACACCACCAACTACTGCTGCTTCAATGAATTCTTTCCGTTTTAGACTTAATGTTTGCCCGCGCACAATACGCGCCATATCCAGCCAGGACACCATGCCGATTGCCACAAATATCAATAGAATATTCTGGCCAAAGAAGGTCACCAGCAGAATAACGAAGAACATAAAGGGGAATGAGTTAAGAATTTCCAGCAGGCGCATCATCAGTGAATCAATTTTCCCACCGAGATACCCCGATAACGAACCATATAAGGTGCCAACAACCACGGCAACCAAAGCCGCAGCCACCCCCACCATCAATGAAATTCGACCACCGATAGCAACACGAACCAACAGATCGCGACCTGAGGAATCGGTACCGAAATAGTGCCCGGACTCAATATTGGGGGCGGCTGACATCATGCCCCAGTCCGTATCCGAATAGGTAAACTGCGCCAACATGGGGGCCAGAATAACAAATAAGGTAATTAACATCAGGATCACCAAACTGGTGATCGCCGCTCGGTTATGAATAAAACGGCGGCGGGCATCCTGCCAAAGGCTGCGCCCTTCAACTTCCAGTTTTTCACTGAAAACTTCCAGAGCTTCGCTATTTTTATTGCTCAACATAATTGGCGTGCTCCAGTGCTAGTAACGGATTTTAGGATCGATAACGGCATACAGCACGTCAACAATCGCGTTGAATAAAATAGTCAAAGCGCCGACTAAAATGGTCAAACTCAGCACCAAAGAGTAATCGCGGTTTAACGCCCCGTTGACAAACAACTGACCAATGCCCGGCAAACCAAAAATGGTTTCAATAACCATCGAGCCAGTAATAATCCCAACAAACGCGGGCCCCATGTAGGACAACACCGGCAGCAATGCAGGTTTCAGTGCATGACGGAATACAATGGTTCGCAGTGGCAATCCCTTCGCTCGCGCCGTGCGGATAAAGTTAGAGTGGAGAATTTCAATCATTGATCCGCGTGTGATACGCGCAATACTGGCGATATAAGCCAGCGACAACGCGACCATCGGTAAAATAATATATTTTGGTGATCCGCCATTCCAACCGCCACCCGGTAACCATTTCAATATAATGGCAAAGACCAACACCAATAAAGGAGCTACCACAAAACTTGGAATGACCACTCCGGTCATGGCAAATCCCATTACCGTATAGTCCCATTTGGTATTTTGATTCAATGCCGCAATAACACCGGCACTCACACCTAACACGACTGCGAGTATAAATGCGGCAAAACCAAGCTTTGCCGAAACAGGAAACGATGCAGAAACCAGATCGTTCACGGTGTAATCTTTATATTTAAACGAAGGTCCAAGATCGCCGTGCGCAAGTTGACCCAAGTAATTGAAATACTGCTTATAGACGGGGTCATTGAGGTGATATTTCGCCTCAATATTGGCCATAACTTCTGGAGGAAGATTACGTTCGCCGGTAAAGGGACTTCCTGGGGCGAGACGCATCATAAAAAATGAAATGGTTATCAAAATGAACAGTGTCGGAATCGCTTCCAGACAGCGGCGTAGAATAAATTTTAACATTGCCTGTACCTTTAGCCTTTTACTGCACTTTATCCCCTTAGTTCGCTGGTTGCCGACCCTGTCATACCAACTACTTTGGGTAGATATTATCAAAACAAAAAGGGCAACACGCTGATGCAGCGGCTGCCCTTAATATATTAGTGCTTGATAATATACAGATCTTTAACGTGCATATTATCCAGTGGGTCTTTACCGGTATATCCACCGACATAAGGTTTAACTAAACGGGCATTAACATAATAGAACAACGGCACAATAGCAGAATCTTTATCCAGCAATACTTCAGCTTGCTGATACAAACCTGCGCGCTCTTTTTCGGATTTAACTTTCAGCGTATCTTGGATCAGCTTGTCAAATGCCGGGCTTTTATAATGTACGGTGTTATTACTGCTGTCAGATAGCATCATATTCAGGAATGAAGACGGTTCGTTATAGTCGGCACACCAGCCAGCACGCGCGACATCGAAAGTCCCTTGATGGCGGGTATCAAGGAAGGTTTTCCATTCCTGATTTTCCAGCTTAACGTCAACGCCCAGATTTTTCTTCCAGATAGAGGCCGCAGCAATAGCCAGCTTTTTGTGCAAATCAGAAGTGTTGTATAACAGATTGAACTTCAGTGGTTTATCTTGTGTATAACCCGCTTCAGCCAGTAACTTCTTAGCCACTTCATTACGTTTTTCCTGAGTCCAGCCAAACCATTCTGGTGGTGTTAATTCAGCACCACTGGTATATGGCGGCGTAAAGCCATAGGCAGGTAAATCACCTTGGTTTTTCACTTTGTTCACGATGATATCGCGATCCATGCCCAGTTTTAGTGCTTCACGAACGCGTGCATCGGTGAATGGCGCTTTTTGGTTATTGATTTCGTAATAATAAGTACACAGATATGGGTCAACATGAACTTCTTGTGGGATCTCTTTTTTCAGTTTCTGGAATAATTCAATCGGCATGTTGTTATAGGTCATGTCGATCTCGCCGCTACGGTAGCGGTTAACATCAGTCACTTCAGACGAGATTGGCAGGTAAGTAACCTGATTGATAACCGTTTTAGCATTATCCCAATAGGTCGGGCTGCGTTCTAACACAATACGTTCGTTAACGGTCCAATCTTTTAATTTATAGGCACCATTACCGACAAAGCTCTGTGGCTGAGTCCACTTCTCACCAAACTTCTCAACCACGGTTTTATTCACCGGGGACATAGAGGGGTGAGCTAACAGTTTATCCAAATAAGGAACAGGTTCAGTCAGCGTGACTTCCAACGTATGGTCATCTAACGCTTTTACACCCAAGGCATCAGGTGATTTTTTACCGCTAATAATATCGTCGATATTCGCGATATGAGCATATTGTACATAACTGGCATAAGGAGAAACTGTTTTAGGGTCTGCCAGTCGTTGCCAGCTATAAACGAAATCTTGTGCCGTTACAGGGTCACCATTTGACCATTTAGCATCTTTACGCAGATGGAAAGTCCAGACTTTAAAATCCTTATTATCCCAACTTTCAGCTACACCAGGCAAAATCTTGCCGTTTGGATCGTTAACGACCAACCCTTCCAGCAAATCGCGCGATATATTAGATTCTGGCACACCCTCAATTTTATGCGGATCCAATGACTGAGGTTCTGAGCCGTTATTACGAACTAAAACTTGTTTCTCAGCCAGTTGGACACCTGCTGGTACATTGGCTGCAAAAGTGTTCCCTACAGCCATCATACCCATAGCAGCAGCAATGCCTGCGGCCAGGAAAGTTTTCTTTGTGATGTTGGTCATGCTGATATCCACTCCAGATTTTATTATTGCGTCGCTCAGAAACTGAGCAAGCCTCACCTTTAAAAGGTATCTTTAAATCACATTGCACGGGGAACGAACCCGGCCATGTAATGCCCTATATGTATTAGCATCAGACTAAAATCGGTGCTGTGCTATACACCCCTATTATCTTGTCTATATTCTTATTTACTGCCACGCCACAGCGACTCTAGGTTGTGAACAATTGGCATATAAGATTGTTTTACTGCCATAGCGTTTTATTGCTCAACTTTTCTACAACTTGCGAATATAAAGATTTTTTAAGTCCACTAAGTCTTGTGGATCTTTACCCGTAAATCCACCGACGGTTGGCCGGATAAGACGGACACTGACTCGATAATAAACCGGCACCAGCGCAGAATCTTTATCCAGTAAATTCTCAGCCTCTTGATACAAAGCAGTGCGCGCAGTGGCATTCGGCATGGTCAGCGTTTTTGCTAACAGCGCATCGAATTCAGGATTTTTATAGAAGAAAGTATTGTTGCTACTATCAGACAGCAGCATATTCAGAAAAGCAGTCGGCTCGTTGTAGTCACCACACCAGGTTGCTCTGGCAACATCAAACTGCCCTTGATGGCGGCTTTCTAATGAGGTTTTCCATTCTTGATTCTGTAAAGTGACGGTAGCACCCAGGTTTTTCTGCCACATAGATGCAGCGGCAATAGCCTGCTGCTTGTTTTGATCTGAGGTGTTATAGAGCAATGTAAACTTTAAGGGATTTTGGGCATTGAAACCGGCTTCGGCGAGCACTTTTTTCGCCTCAGCATTGCGTTGTTCTTGAGTCCAGTTGGACCATTCTGGCAAGGCGAAATTGCCGCCATCGGTAAATGTCGGGGTAAAGCCATACGCAGGAATCTGCCCTTGCCCCATAATCTTCGTTGCGATGATGTCACGATCCAGCGTTAACTTAATTGCCGTTCTTACTCTGGCGTCGGTAAATGGTGGTTTTTTATTATTAATTTCGTAATAGAAAGTACAGAGATATGGGCTGATATGAACCTGCGATGGCAGATCCTTTTTCATTTTGGCAAATAAATTAGGGGGTATTGCGCTGTTGGTAATATCGATTTCACCACTGCGATAGCGATTAATATCACTGACTTCCGACGTTATCGGTAAAAAGGTCGCTTTGTTGATAACCGTTTCTTTGTTATTCCAGTAAGTCGGACTACGTTCCAGCACAATCCGCTCATTAACTACCCAATCTTTTAACTGAAAAGCGCCATTGCTAATAAAGTTTTGTGGCAGAGTCCATTTATCACCATACTTTTCAACGACCTCACGCTTAACTGGCTTCATCGAGGTGTGGGATAACATGCTGATAAAATAAGGCACGGGTTGCGTCAAGGTAACTTGCAACGTTTTGGCATCTAATGCCTTAACACCTAACTCATCCGGCTTTTTGGTGCCTTTCAATACCTCGTCGACATTCTCAATTTGGGCATACTGCAAATAACTGGCATAAGGTGAACCCACTTTTGGGTTAGCCAAGCGCTGCCAACTATAGACAAAATCTTGCGCGGTGACCGGAGTACCATCACTCCACACGGCGTTGTCACGCAAATGGAAAGTCCAGACCTTAAAACCTTCATTGTCCCAACGAGTTGCAACGGCTGGAATAATATGTCCAGTGGCATCATTGCTTACCAGGCCTTCTAATAGATTCAGAATAATATTGGTTTCAGGGATACCTTCGACCTTATGGGGGTCTAATGAGGCGACCTCAGAACCATTATTAATGGTAATGCTTTGATCTGTAGCTAATATCACACCGGCCGGAACTGCCGCCGCCATCGATACAGCCGAAAATGACAAACCCAACACAGTGCCAATTATTGCCAGTGGTCGTCGCGTAAACTTTATTTGCATTTCAAACCGCCTTTTACGAGATTTGGTGATGTTTTTCTCAAGGTTTATGTCAATCGGCTACCAACAACGACTAGCAATAACTATTCCAAAAATTAAAATTCAGTTTAGTTTTATTAAAAAATAAGATATCTCTTATCACAGAGTTGTCCGAAAACTAACAGAACCCGAAATCTGACGCCAATAAATTTTACAGAAATGTTAAGTAATTCTCTTTTCTACCGAGTAGCTAACGATAGTAGCTAACTAACTTTGCCGGCCAAAGACAAGATAACCATATGATTTAATTAATTTATATTGGGTTGAAGTTTAAATTCACGTCAAAAAAAATGTCTAAAAAACCGTTCTAGAAACATAAAGTTAACATTAGCACCAATGTCAGAATAAACATCTAATCATTGCGGTGTAATCACTAATAACATCTAGATAAATTCCGCACAAGCTCTACAGAATGATGTGAGCATTTTAACAACAACTCGGGTGTTTAATTCACGCTACCGGGCAATGGGTGATTCATTAAAGATGAACAAATAGGCCTTAAGCTAAATTAGTTATATAGAATGGCTTTTATTGCATTATTTAAGTGCAACAGATTAAAATTAATACATTATTCGCACCAAATTAATGCTTTATGATTTAAATATCAGGCTGGAAAAACGAAAAAGGCCACCAGTAACACACGGGTAGCCTCCATACTGCGGGATGTGGGGATGGATTAAAGCAATCCGGGGAAAATCGCTTTGATGCCTGTAACAATAAACTCGATGCCCAGAGCCATCAACAATAATCCCATAATACGCGTTATAACGTTAATACCAGTTTGCCCTAGCAACCGAACCAGCAGTGGCGCCGCCCGGAACAGCAGCCAGCAACAGAAGGCAAACAAGGCCACCGCTAGCGTCAATCCCAACAAATTTTGCCAACTATGGTAGCGGGAGCTCCAAACAATTGTGGAACTGATCGCTCCTGGCCCCGCCATCAACGGCAATGCGAGTGGGACAACACCGATACTTTCACGAACCGCAGTTTCAGTTTTTTCCTGCTTGTTCTGCTTATCCTCACCGAGTTTACCGCTGATCATCGACATCGCAATGCTGACCACCAGTATCCCACCAGCAATACGGAACGAGTCGATGGAAATACCGAAAATTTTCAGGATGGCATCCCCTAAGAACAAGGATATCCATAAGATAATCGCCACTGACAGATTAGCTGTCAGGTTGGTTTTATCCCGCCCCGCCGCCGCCTGATAGCTGGTCATACTGATAAATACCGGCAATATGCCAACCGGGTTCACCAGCGCAAATAAGCCAACAAAAAACTTGATGTAACCTGAAAGGTCCAACAATGATTGACTCACACATCACTCCGCGCAATTGCTGATAAAAACGACACAGATAACAGGCCATTATAACTTAATGCCCCAGGACAACACATCTTATGGCCCGAGCCTGGAAAATTTGCGACAAAAATAATGTTGTTAACATGCAGAATTGCACCCACATTATTCAAGCATTTCACCGCAGTTCTTTTCACTAAAAATTACCCTTAAGGCACCCATCTACAGGTGTGCGCGCTAATGTAATAGAATTAGTCGCAGGAATCTATGTAATAAAGCAGCATTTATAGAAGACTAAATTTTACCGCTTAAAATGATAACTCTTGTTAATGCCCTGTGGCGTTAATGAAGCTTTAACGTCATGAATTATCAATTTATTCGTGCTAATGATAATTACTATCAACAAATAATTGCTGAATGGTGTCAGCTTGCCGATTTTGTGATATAAATCACGAAAAACATACCTAAGAATAGTTAAGCTCTGAGCAGTGGTCGAGAGTAAGTTCACTGAGAAATAGCGTATAAAGGTTGAAATTGGCATTTCCCCGCCCACCTTATTTCTAAAGGAACAGAAGCTCTTTCAGTAAATCAGCGGTAAAAAATGAGAAAGTAAGCTATAAAACTATCTCTATTTGACCTTACGGCATACTAGAGCCTGTCTATACTAGTTGCTTCAACAGCTCATTTACTAAAAGAGTTTAACATTATCAGGAGAGCATTATGGCTGTAACGAATGTCGCTGAACTTAACGAGCTAGTAGCACGCGTCAAGAAAGCCCAGCGCGAGTATGCCAACTTTACTCAAGAGCAGGTTGATAAAATCTTCCGTGCCGCAGCTCTGGCTGCAGCGGATGCCCGTATTCCCTTGGCCAAACTGGCTGTAGAGGAATCAGGTATGGGTATTGTTGAAGATAAAGTGATCAAGAACCACTTTGCTTCTGAATACATCTACAATGCTTACAAAGATGAAAAGACTTGTGGCATTTTAGAAGAAGATAAAACCTTCGGTACTATTACTATCGCTGAACCTATTGGTTTAATCTGCGGTATCGTACCAACAACTAACCCGACTTCTACCGCTATTTTCAAGGCATTAATTAGCCTGAAAACGCGTAACGGTATCGTATTCTCTCCACACCCACGTGCTAAAGACGCAACCAATAAAGCCGCAGATATCGTGCTTCAAGCCGCTATCGCCGCAGGTGCGCCAGCAGATATTATTGGTTGGATTGATGCGCCAACAGTTGAGTTGTCTAACCAATTGATGCACCACCCTGACATTAACCTGATTCTGGCAACCGGTGGTCCAGGCATGGTTAAAGCAGCTTACAGTTCGGGTAAACCGGCTATCGGTGTTGGCGCTGGTAACACCCCTGTAGTGGTCGACGAAACCGCTGATATCAAACGTGTTGTTGCATCTATCCTGATGTCTAAAACCTTTGATAACGGTGTGATTTGTGCGTCTGAGCAGTCTATCATCGTGGTTGATTCAGCCTACGATGCAGTCCGTGAGCGCTTCTCTTCTCATGGCGGCTACCTGTTACAAGGTAAAGAGCTGAAAGCGGTTCAGGATATCATCCTGAAAAATGGCGGCCTAAACGCAGCTATCGTTGGTCAGCCAGCAACTAAAATTGCTGAAATGGCAGGTATTAAAGTTCCTAGCAACACCAAAATTCTTATCGGTGAAGTTAAGGTTGTTGACGAATCAGAACCTTTTGCTCACGAAAAACTGTCGCCTACCTTAGCGATGTATCGTGCGAAGAGTTTTGAAGACGCGGTTGATAAAGCGGAAAAACTGGTAGAAATGGGCGGTATCGGCCATACATCTTGCCTGTACACCGACCAGGATAACCAACCTGCACGCGTTAAGTATTTCGGCGATAAAATGAAAACCGCCCGAATTCTTATTAACACCCCTGCCTCTCATGGTGGTATCGGTGACCTGTACAACTTCAAAGTAGCGCCATCTCTGACGCTGGGTTGTGGTTCATGGGGTGGTAACTCCATCTCTGAAAACGTTGGGCCGAAACACTTGATCAACAAGAAAACTGTGGCTAAGCGAGCAGAAAACATGTTGTGGCATAAACTACCGAAATCTATTTACTTCCGCCGTGGCTCTCTGCCAATCGCGCTGGAAGAAGTGGCAACTGACGGTGCAAAACGTGCCTTCATCGTGACTGACCGCTACCTGTTCAACAACGGTTATGCCGATCAAATCACCAGTGTGCTGAAATCTCACGGTATCGAAACTGAAGTCTTCTTTGAAGTTGAAGCAGACCCTACCCTGAGCATCGTGCGCAAAGGTGCAGAGCAGATGAACTCCTTCAAACCAGACGTGATTATCGCGCTGGGTGGTGGTTCACCGATGGATGCTGCCAAAATCATGTGGGTTATGTACGAACACCCTGAAACCCACTTCGAAGAACTGGCATTACGCTTTATGGATATCCGTAAACGTATTTACAAGTTCCCGAAAATGGGTGTGAAAGCGAAAATGATCGCTGTAACCACTACATCAGGTACCGGTTCAGAAGTGACTCCATTTGCAGTCGTCACCGACGATGCAACAGGTCAGAAGTATCCATTGGCTGACTACGCATTGACTCCAGATATGGCAATCGTTGATGCCAACCTGGTTATGAATATGCCTAAGTCACTGTGTGCCTTCGGTGGTCTGGATGCAGTAACCCATGCGCTGGAAGCCTATGTTTCTGTATTGGCAAATGAATATTCTGACGGTCAGGCTCTGCAAGCGCTGAAACTGCTGAAAGAATTCCTGCCAGCCAGCTATAATGAAGGGGCTAAGAACCCAGTAGCTCGTGAACGTGTACACAATGCCGCGACCATCGCTGGTATCGCGTTTGCTAACGCCTTCTTGGGTGTCTGTCACTCAATGGCCCATAAACTGGGTTCTGAGTTCCATATCCCGCACGGCTTGGCAAACGCCATGTTGATTTCTAACGTTATTCGCTATAACGCGAATGACAACCCAACGAAGCAGACTGCTTTCAGCCAATATGACCGCCCACAAGCGCGTCGTCGTTATGCTGAAGTTGCAGACCATCTGGGTCTGAGTGCACCGGGCGACCGTACTGCGCAGAAAATTCAGAAATTGCTGACTTGGTTAGATGAAATCAAAGCGGAATTAGGTATCCCTGCGTCAATTCGTGAAGCGGGCGTTCAGGAAGCTGACTTCTTGGCTAAAGTAGACAAACTGTCTGAAGATGCATTTGATGACCAGTGTACCGGTGCTAACCCACGTTACCCACTGATCTCTGAGCTGAAACAGATTCTGATGGATACTTATTACGGCCGTGAATTTAGCGAAGAACTTGACCGTGAAGAGGTTGCTGTTACAGCAGCTCCAGCAGCAAAAGCTGAAAAGAAAGCTAAGAAGTAATCTTAAGGTGTAAACCCCACTGTCTGCTGGGGTTTGCAACGGAAGATATAGCCCCCAATGGCCATTGCTGTTGGGGGTTTCTTTTTATAATCACACATAATGATATTCCGCATATGCTCGCTCAAACCTCTGTAGCTGGCCTCCACGGATAGCGTATCCAATCCCCTGGTTTCTTCGCTGTAAGGCTTACTATGCCGCTACCAACCCCCGCTAACGGCGTCTTAATAAGTTAAATGTCATGCCATGCATCCACAATTGTTTAGAAATTTAACATCACCGTCGTTATGTTCTGTCTATTTATTCGAATTGAAGAAATGAAGCGATAAAACCCCTATATAGACTCAGCATGGGATATAGCATTAGGCTGAGGCTTATTACCCAGTATAAATGCATGGTGTTAAGCTGTATGGCCGCGTATGGCGCGAACGCAGTAAGAGGCTGGCTACCCCACAGCTTCAATAAGAAATCCCGTGGGGTATCCTTTGTGGATAATGAGTATCTAAGAAGGATGTTGGAGGCAGGCGGCTTTAATTGCTTCTTTATAGTGGCGGCGACAAACAGAAACATAGCTTTCGTTGCCACCAATAACGACTTGTTCGCCATCGTGCACCGCTCTACCCTGTTCATCTAAACGCAACACCATGTTTGCTTTACGGCCACAATGACAGATTGTTTTCAGTTCAACCAATTTGTCAGCCCATGATAACAAATACTTGCTACCGGGGAACAATTCGCCAAGAAAATCGGTACGCAAACCGTAGCACAATACCGGGATATGCAGTTCATCCACTACCTGACACAATTGCTGAACTTGCTCTTTGGTCAAAAACTGGCATTCGTCGAGTAAAATACAATGAACGGTTTTGTCCTGATGCTCAGCGGCGATAATAGATAATAGTGGGGTTTCACTATTATAAAGCAGCGCATGCGAGGACAGGCCAATGCGCGAACTTACGGTCCCTACCCCAAAGCGATTATCTATCTCTGCTGTAAACACCAAGGTACGCATACCCCGCTCTTGGTAGTTATATGAGGATTGTAACAGCGCGGTGGATTTCCCTGCATTCATCGCAGAGTAATAAAAATAAAGTTGAGCCATGGGCCCGTAACTCCAATGGTATAATAAATGGTCACAATGACAACGAACAGCAAGTTTATCATAAATTCAGATGTTACGATGAGCAGACTACGGCGCTATATTACTGTTTTCTATATTAAGTAATGAAAGCGCTAATGTAGTTGCTGGCACTTTCATTTGAAACTCCTTGCTATTATTAGGTTCATTACATGACCAATCTCACAATATTGGTACAGCAAACACATTTTGCTTGAACATTAACCGGATTAGCCCCCCAACCTGGCGATAGGGTTTGCCAGGGTACATGGCAATTGGTTCATTAATGATACAAGTAATGTATGGGCATGGTTAATTCGTAAAATAGTGATAACAAATATTGTCATAACCTGACAAATCCAATACAGCCTGTTTTTTCCTTACTCAATCTTTCATCACAACTATATCGTTATCGCACTTTTTGACATGATCCGTTATTGCTCATACCAGAGTGATAAGTCGCCTATTTCCGCTTTATTGATATAAAGCAAACTTATAACTTAGTGAGAAAATCATGTTCTCATGTAGTGTCATTAGCGAGCAAAATGAACTTTTCCGTTAAAAACACTACAGAGAATAACAAGTAGCTATCGCTTATTAGTAGCAAGCAGCAACTTTTCGCTAATAAAATACGTAAATTCGAGGATGCTAATCAAATTGGCTATTGCAGAAATTAAAATAGCACTCTATTATTATCCAGACGCCCCCCCACCAATTATAATTTGAGACCAGGACAATGAGCGAAGCGTTAAAGATTCTTAACAACATCCGTACTCTGCGTGCACAATCACGTGAATGCACTCTTGAAACTTTAGAAGAAATGCTGGAGAAACTTGAAGTGGTCGTTAACGAACGCCGCGAAGAAGATTCTCAAGTACAAGCTGAAATTGAAGAACGCACACGTAAATTGGCTCAGTACCGTGAAATGCTAATTGCAGACGGTATTGACCCAAATGAACTGCTGCATACTATGAGTGCAACTAAAGCTACTACTAAAGCTAAGCGTGCTGCACGCCCAGCTAAATATAAGTATGTAGACGAAAATGGCGAAACTAAAACCTGGACAGGCCAAGGCCGTACTCCAGCAGTGATTAAGAAAGCCATTGAAGACGAAGGTAAATCATTGGATGATTTCCTGCTGTAATAGTATTAGTTAATTTACTATTATGATAAAAATGCCCTCCTATTATACGGGGGGTATTTTTTTGCCTCTATGTTACCCAGCAATGATATCTTATCCAACAATCACAGTTGAAATGCTCACCAATGCGATTGCAGCATTAACATACAATTGGCAGAGAGCAACTGGCCTAAACATATCGTATTCGATAAATAACCCTTAGTTATCACTCTGTTTGTAAAGCTATAAGAATGCTCTGCTAATTTATAGCAATACAACAATCGATATAACTGACTAAATTCCCCATAATATTGTGATATCTGAGAATCGTGACGTGAAAAGGTTGTGCTGCCGCTCTGCATGAG
The sequence above is drawn from the Yersinia intermedia genome and encodes:
- a CDS encoding thymidine kinase: MAQLYFYYSAMNAGKSTALLQSSYNYQERGMRTLVFTAEIDNRFGVGTVSSRIGLSSHALLYNSETPLLSIIAAEHQDKTVHCILLDECQFLTKEQVQQLCQVVDELHIPVLCYGLRTDFLGELFPGSKYLLSWADKLVELKTICHCGRKANMVLRLDEQGRAVHDGEQVVIGGNESYVSVCRRHYKEAIKAACLQHPS
- the hns gene encoding histone-like nucleoid-structuring protein H-NS; translation: MSEALKILNNIRTLRAQSRECTLETLEEMLEKLEVVVNERREEDSQVQAEIEERTRKLAQYREMLIADGIDPNELLHTMSATKATTKAKRAARPAKYKYVDENGETKTWTGQGRTPAVIKKAIEDEGKSLDDFLL